In the Alphaproteobacteria bacterium genome, one interval contains:
- a CDS encoding HAD-IA family hydrolase, with the protein MKFKADKLKNLIDNYDVVSFDIFDTLLLRPYAKPVDLFSHLEQLENVEGFAEERVNAERRTRRIIKGNNPKYEDITLDEIYEEINPKFKSLKKKELDLEGKVLFQNSEIYNVYKYALRKKKKVIFVSDMYLPATFLKKVVEKNGYDKYEKLYVSSEYRKGKGTGNLYKEVLKDLSLKAKNVVHIGDNHHSDFVQANNIGIKGVHYPKVLDRFIKLSNNNKKIEEFIQRHKSVGGSALIMQMAIDFVLEGKTWEKDYWYLMGKYYGGSLAYTYCDYISEIVSNNNLKDVVFVARDGYSLEKVFNILMPKVKTHYVYAPRIMSEMTSFAFHKDDSILKRAMRRKASDILNKDVVTDEELEKFSAKKFKQMKKYISSFKLDKKFAMVDTITGKFSSQSLLEKLDENKDILGIYWHILPEAKVMSKDFKCDNLIEEKFNSIKYWTIFEFFIGAPERPIKDLDENNKPVYIDINKHEEKRLSVYGDITQGIIDLTKELTSSLQTKKLFFSIEDVVCLIDCLCYCAPTNLDKKNFSGIYFAPLSDHKHYEPLMISNKGDVANKYIRPPWNNLKENSLEITKDIYGYNIKAGIPYVLEYKRVKKYDSNKWGIYLFGVQLLKKKRTATRKKNWILYIKVKDGYKTFKPKNKDKKSFLHVKFYKKEIIGEVIRKRFIIISFRNLKTTDIAFKFTVAKIIFNKNQDKSLKEFYLFGIKVLSKLKTLEEHKLSLFNIVLFNKEALIKENIKSSFSPVVNKDNKYEDILKEAEHISREMTPAEKAKTSKLKNKYKGKKCIIIGGAPSINDLDLSKLNNSDYILFSANRGYKLKEKGLNKTHYHFLTDSKFIPEFESEIDKDFADSFIINTDCVKYFKFKKDYSTVSFFHTPQKLNRFCVSDDMTKYCHSGFTVVSIMLMMARYMGIKEIYLIGVDLSFNKDNNHFYKDSKGEQGRCLNNSIKDKEGMFNWIKKANKAFTEEGIKLRNASPNPKSLDFMKKIKYSKLF; encoded by the coding sequence ATGAAATTTAAAGCAGATAAATTAAAAAATCTTATAGACAATTACGATGTAGTATCTTTTGATATATTTGATACTCTTTTGTTGAGGCCTTATGCTAAGCCTGTAGATTTGTTTAGCCATTTAGAGCAACTAGAGAATGTTGAAGGCTTCGCTGAAGAGAGAGTTAATGCCGAAAGAAGAACAAGAAGAATTATAAAAGGGAATAATCCTAAATATGAAGACATCACACTTGATGAAATATATGAGGAAATAAATCCGAAGTTTAAATCTCTAAAGAAAAAAGAACTAGATTTAGAGGGTAAAGTATTATTCCAAAATTCTGAAATATATAATGTTTATAAATATGCTCTAAGGAAGAAAAAGAAAGTCATATTTGTTTCAGATATGTATTTACCAGCTACTTTTCTAAAGAAAGTTGTAGAAAAAAATGGATATGATAAGTATGAGAAATTATATGTATCTTCAGAATATAGAAAAGGAAAAGGGACAGGTAATCTTTACAAAGAAGTATTAAAAGATTTATCTCTAAAAGCAAAGAATGTAGTTCATATAGGGGATAACCATCATTCTGATTTTGTTCAGGCAAATAATATAGGTATAAAGGGGGTTCACTACCCTAAAGTGTTAGATAGGTTTATAAAATTATCTAATAATAATAAAAAAATAGAAGAATTTATTCAAAGACATAAATCTGTTGGTGGTTCAGCTTTAATTATGCAGATGGCAATAGATTTTGTTTTAGAAGGTAAAACATGGGAAAAAGATTATTGGTATTTAATGGGGAAATATTACGGAGGTTCTTTAGCTTACACATATTGTGATTATATTAGTGAAATAGTAAGTAATAACAATTTAAAAGATGTTGTGTTCGTAGCAAGAGATGGTTATTCTTTAGAAAAAGTTTTTAATATCTTAATGCCTAAAGTTAAGACTCATTATGTGTATGCTCCTAGAATTATGTCAGAAATGACATCATTTGCATTCCATAAAGATGATTCTATTTTAAAGAGAGCTATGAGAAGAAAAGCTTCAGATATTTTAAATAAAGATGTTGTTACAGATGAAGAGCTAGAGAAGTTTTCTGCAAAGAAATTTAAACAAATGAAAAAATATATTTCTTCATTTAAGTTAGATAAAAAATTTGCAATGGTTGATACTATAACTGGAAAGTTTTCTAGTCAATCTTTATTGGAGAAACTTGATGAAAACAAAGATATTTTGGGTATATATTGGCATATTTTACCTGAAGCTAAAGTGATGAGCAAAGATTTTAAATGTGATAACCTTATAGAAGAGAAATTTAATAGTATTAAATATTGGACTATTTTTGAGTTTTTCATAGGAGCCCCTGAACGACCTATAAAAGATTTGGATGAGAATAATAAACCAGTATATATAGATATCAATAAACATGAAGAGAAAAGGTTGTCTGTATATGGTGATATTACACAAGGTATCATTGATTTAACAAAAGAGTTGACAAGTAGTTTGCAAACAAAAAAGCTATTTTTCTCTATTGAAGATGTAGTTTGTTTAATAGACTGTCTATGCTATTGTGCTCCAACAAATTTAGATAAGAAAAACTTCTCTGGAATTTATTTTGCTCCTTTGTCAGATCATAAACACTATGAGCCTTTAATGATATCCAATAAAGGTGATGTAGCGAATAAGTATATAAGACCACCTTGGAATAACCTAAAAGAAAATAGCTTAGAAATAACTAAAGATATTTATGGTTATAATATAAAAGCAGGTATTCCTTATGTTTTAGAGTATAAAAGAGTTAAAAAATATGATTCTAATAAATGGGGAATATATTTATTCGGTGTTCAATTATTAAAAAAGAAAAGAACAGCAACTCGTAAGAAAAATTGGATTTTATATATAAAAGTGAAAGATGGGTATAAAACTTTTAAGCCTAAAAACAAAGATAAAAAATCATTTTTACATGTTAAGTTTTATAAAAAAGAGATTATAGGTGAAGTAATAAGAAAAAGATTTATTATTATTTCTTTCAGAAATCTGAAAACTACGGATATAGCTTTTAAATTTACGGTTGCAAAGATTATATTTAATAAAAATCAAGATAAGAGTCTAAAAGAATTTTATTTGTTTGGAATTAAGGTTCTTTCAAAATTAAAAACTTTGGAAGAACATAAGTTATCTCTATTTAATATTGTGTTATTTAATAAAGAGGCTTTAATTAAAGAAAATATAAAGAGCTCATTTTCTCCTGTTGTTAATAAAGATAATAAGTATGAGGATATTTTGAAAGAAGCAGAGCATATTTCTAGAGAGATGACTCCCGCTGAAAAAGCAAAAACATCAAAACTTAAAAACAAGTATAAAGGTAAGAAATGTATAATTATAGGAGGGGCTCCTTCTATTAATGATTTAGATTTAAGTAAATTAAATAATAGTGATTATATTTTGTTTAGTGCTAATAGGGGATACAAATTAAAAGAAAAGGGTTTGAATAAAACTCATTATCACTTTTTGACTGATAGTAAATTTATTCCTGAGTTTGAATCTGAAATTGATAAGGATTTTGCGGACTCGTTTATTATTAATACAGATTGTGTTAAATATTTTAAATTTAAAAAAGATTATAGTACTGTTTCGTTTTTCCATACTCCACAAAAACTTAATAGGTTTTGTGTTAGTGATGATATGACAAAGTATTGTCATTCTGGCTTTACAGTGGTTTCTATAATGCTTATGATGGCTAGATACATGGGTATTAAAGAAATATATTTAATAGGTGTTGATTTGTCTTTTAATAAAGATAACAATCATTTCTATAAAGATTCTAAAGGAGAACAGGGTAGGTGTCTTAACAATTCTATAAAGGATAAAGAAGGCATGTTTAATTGGATAAAAAAAGCAAATAAAGCTTTTACGGAAGAAGGAATTAAGTTAAGGAATGCTTCTCCTAACCCAAAATCTTTAGATTTCATGAAGAAGATTAAGTATAGTAAGTTGTTTTAA
- a CDS encoding class I SAM-dependent methyltransferase — protein sequence MGLLNEKYINQYEELHNSKEDFGTSSLSFIEEICFIINIYKPKTILDYGCGKGVLADKLQEIYKNKKIYKYDPAIKEYSKIPVNKVDMVINTDVLEHIPEQDIPNILEHISSICRFAYFNLHHAKAQNILPNGENAHCTVKDPDWYDNIIGKYFKNITHLSSRNSYNTVVITKKLNKKNKKKYYEIIDKPINYDLNIIRKSYIKFLGVKLFEYKLLSSRDLTIKILNIPVFKRKIKNNFTRFYILGIYCVKYANFLKK from the coding sequence ATGGGGCTTTTAAATGAAAAATATATAAATCAGTATGAAGAATTACATAATAGTAAAGAGGATTTTGGAACTAGCTCATTAAGTTTTATTGAAGAAATTTGTTTTATAATTAATATATATAAACCTAAAACAATATTGGATTATGGTTGTGGCAAGGGAGTTTTAGCTGATAAGCTTCAAGAAATTTATAAAAATAAAAAAATATATAAATATGATCCTGCAATAAAAGAATATAGTAAAATTCCAGTTAATAAGGTTGATATGGTTATTAATACAGATGTATTAGAGCACATTCCTGAGCAAGATATACCTAATATATTAGAGCATATATCCTCCATTTGTAGGTTTGCATATTTTAATTTGCACCATGCTAAAGCACAGAATATTCTCCCTAATGGAGAAAATGCCCATTGTACAGTTAAAGATCCTGATTGGTATGATAATATAATAGGAAAATATTTTAAAAATATTACTCATTTGAGCAGTAGAAATAGTTATAACACAGTTGTTATAACTAAGAAATTAAATAAAAAAAATAAAAAGAAGTATTATGAAATAATTGATAAACCTATAAATTACGACCTTAATATAATAAGAAAGAGTTATATTAAATTTTTAGGTGTTAAGTTATTTGAATATAAGTTGTTATCTAGTAGAGATTTGACAATAAAAATATTAAACATACCTGTTTTTAAAAGAAAAATAAAAAACAATTTTACGAGGTTTTATATTTTGGGAATATATTGTGTAAAATATGCTAATTTTTTAAAGAAATAA
- a CDS encoding DUF134 domain-containing protein codes for MPRPRKCRNVSEDLVNYYYKPRGIKISELQQVVLKHDQLEALKLADAEEMTQEEACKLMNISRSTFSRLVNEARKVVAQALINGWAIKIEEGIFKKK; via the coding sequence ATGCCAAGACCAAGAAAATGTAGAAATGTATCTGAAGACTTAGTTAATTATTATTATAAACCAAGAGGAATTAAGATATCTGAACTTCAACAAGTAGTCTTGAAGCATGATCAGTTAGAGGCCTTGAAGTTAGCTGATGCAGAAGAAATGACTCAGGAAGAGGCTTGTAAGCTTATGAATATTTCTCGTTCAACTTTCTCTCGACTTGTAAATGAAGCAAGAAAGGTTGTTGCTCAAGCTTTGATTAATGGTTGGGCTATAAAAATAGAAGAGGGAATTTTTAAAAAAAAATAA
- a CDS encoding DUF1847 domain-containing protein, which yields MSKEKLYDSDSLQVMKVTKDSINKSRIKELIDFAKNSGINKIGVANCLSMEKYAQSLKEILKQEGFDVITVNCKDSGLTNADLFGEELKGLSCDPAHQAKVLNDSETELNINIGLCLGHGLVFNKNSNAPVTTLIVKDFSTKHNTAKEL from the coding sequence ATGTCAAAAGAGAAACTATATGATTCAGACTCTTTACAAGTAATGAAGGTTACAAAAGATTCTATTAATAAGTCAAGAATAAAAGAGCTAATAGATTTTGCAAAGAACTCTGGTATAAATAAAATAGGGGTGGCTAATTGTTTATCAATGGAAAAATATGCTCAATCCCTAAAAGAGATATTAAAACAAGAGGGCTTTGATGTTATTACAGTAAATTGTAAAGATAGCGGTTTAACAAATGCAGATTTATTTGGAGAAGAGCTAAAAGGATTAAGCTGTGACCCAGCTCATCAGGCTAAGGTTCTTAACGATAGCGAAACAGAGTTAAATATTAATATAGGATTATGTTTAGGGCATGGTTTAGTGTTTAATAAAAATTCAAATGCTCCTGTAACTACTTTAATAGTGAAAGACTTTTCAACAAAACATAACACAGCGAAGGAGCTATAA
- a CDS encoding glycosyltransferase — protein MKEDLISVIIPFYGVQDYIGECLDSVINQTYQNIEILCIDDLGRDDSINIVKAKAKQDSRVKIITHEENLGLGGARNTGIANAKGKYIWFLDSDDLFKYADILEKVHMCAVDSNTSVVYTHFDNFILDDDGVKNIYPQKFQKSRENKTYKVNSRTIGKMPICAWSKLYKKDIFDNKDLRFTNHIHFEDLEFYYKLLCNIDFMCFCDCKAVLYRQRTNSIMANSKTDRDLQDFMYINKSIYSYLKDTGKLKKFKSNFSRTIKSSGRVLLQSSKELARSYVEELKNDSSIPLYLKKIAIKKLRR, from the coding sequence ATGAAAGAAGATTTAATATCAGTTATAATACCTTTTTATGGGGTTCAAGATTATATAGGAGAGTGTTTAGACTCTGTGATTAATCAAACATATCAAAATATAGAAATATTGTGTATAGACGACTTGGGGAGAGATGACTCTATTAACATAGTGAAGGCTAAAGCAAAACAAGATAGCAGAGTTAAAATTATAACTCATGAAGAAAATCTCGGGCTTGGAGGGGCTAGAAATACAGGTATAGCTAATGCAAAAGGTAAATATATTTGGTTTTTAGATTCAGATGATTTGTTTAAATATGCTGATATTTTAGAAAAAGTTCATATGTGTGCAGTGGATAGTAATACAAGTGTTGTATATACTCATTTTGATAATTTTATTTTAGATGATGACGGTGTTAAAAATATATACCCTCAAAAGTTTCAAAAATCTAGGGAAAATAAAACTTATAAGGTAAATAGTAGAACTATCGGTAAAATGCCTATTTGTGCTTGGAGTAAGTTGTATAAAAAAGATATATTTGATAACAAGGACTTAAGATTTACAAATCATATACACTTTGAAGATTTAGAGTTTTATTATAAACTTCTATGCAATATAGATTTTATGTGTTTCTGTGATTGTAAAGCGGTTCTTTATAGACAAAGAACAAATAGTATAATGGCTAATAGTAAAACAGATAGAGATTTACAGGATTTTATGTATATAAATAAATCAATATACTCTTATCTGAAGGATACAGGTAAACTTAAAAAGTTTAAATCTAATTTTTCAAGAACTATAAAAAGCTCTGGAAGAGTTTTATTACAATCTAGTAAAGAGTTGGCTAGATCTTATGTAGAAGAATTAAAAAATGATAGCTCTATTCCTTTATACTTAAAGAAAATAGCAATTAAAAAATTAAGAAGATAA